The following are from one region of the Noviherbaspirillum sedimenti genome:
- the alaS gene encoding alanine--tRNA ligase — MKSSEIREKFLKFFESKGHTIVASSPVVPGDDPTLLFTNAGMNQFKDVFLGFDKRPYTRATTSQKCIRAGGKHNDLENVGYTARHHTFFEMLGNFSFGDYFKQDAITYAWELLTDVFKLPKEKLWVTVYADDDEAYEIWNKSVGVPAERIVRIGDNKGARYASDNFWMMGDTGPCGPCTEIFYDHGPDVAGGPPGSPDEDGDRYIEIWNNVFMQFNRDEDGVMHKLPKPSVDTGMGLERITAVMQHVHSNYETDTFANLLAAARKAVDAAGAGDCDADSPSLKVIADHIRACTFTVVDGVIPSNAGRGYVLRRIARRAIRHGYKLGARKPFFHTLVPALVAEMGEAYPELRQNEKRATEVLKQEEEAFFRTIANGMEILDHALEEMQTSGAQTIDGDTAFKLHDTYGFPVDLTADVCRERGVTVDEARFHVLLDEQRQRAREAGKFKMAHGLEYSGSPTTFHGYDTLVHEGAKVTAVYVDGTPMEQANAGDDAVIVLDNTPFYAESGGQVGDTGELRNATARFRVEDTIKIQADVFGHHGHVAEGAIRVGDIINARVDAEQRARTVRNHSATHLMHKALREVLGAHVQQKGSLVNGERTRFDFAHNGPLTAEQVRKVEAIVNAEILANAATQARVMAIDDAQKSGAMMLFGEKYGDEVRVLDIGSSRELCGGTHVGRTGDIGLFKVVGESGVAAGVRRIEAVTGENALAYLQTLEATVNQAAGTLKATPAELSSRINGVLDQVKALEKELAAVKGKLASAQGDELLAQAVEIKGVKVLAATLEGADAKTLRDTMDKLKDKLKSAAIVLAAVDGGKVQLAAGVTADTTAKVKAGDLVNFVAQQVGGKGGGKPDMAMAGGTDPSGLAHALQGVSAWVAERL, encoded by the coding sequence ATGAAATCATCCGAAATCCGCGAAAAGTTCCTCAAGTTTTTTGAATCCAAGGGCCACACCATCGTCGCCTCCAGCCCTGTTGTGCCCGGCGACGACCCGACCCTGCTGTTCACCAATGCCGGCATGAACCAGTTCAAGGACGTGTTCCTCGGCTTCGACAAGCGGCCTTACACGCGCGCCACCACCTCGCAGAAGTGCATCCGCGCCGGCGGCAAGCACAACGACCTGGAAAATGTCGGCTATACCGCACGCCACCATACCTTCTTCGAAATGCTGGGCAACTTCAGCTTCGGCGACTATTTCAAGCAGGACGCCATCACCTATGCCTGGGAACTGCTGACCGACGTCTTCAAGCTGCCCAAGGAAAAACTGTGGGTGACCGTGTATGCGGACGACGACGAAGCCTACGAGATCTGGAACAAGTCGGTCGGCGTGCCGGCCGAGCGGATCGTGCGCATCGGCGACAACAAGGGCGCGCGCTACGCCTCGGACAATTTCTGGATGATGGGCGACACCGGCCCCTGCGGCCCCTGCACCGAAATCTTCTACGACCACGGCCCCGATGTTGCCGGCGGCCCGCCGGGCTCGCCCGACGAGGATGGCGACCGCTACATCGAGATCTGGAATAACGTCTTCATGCAGTTCAACCGCGACGAAGACGGCGTGATGCACAAGCTGCCGAAGCCCAGTGTCGATACCGGCATGGGCCTGGAGCGCATCACCGCGGTGATGCAGCACGTGCACTCGAACTACGAGACCGACACCTTCGCCAACCTGCTGGCCGCCGCCAGGAAGGCGGTGGATGCCGCCGGCGCCGGCGACTGCGACGCCGATTCGCCGTCGCTGAAAGTCATCGCCGACCACATTCGCGCCTGCACCTTCACGGTGGTCGATGGCGTGATTCCGAGCAACGCCGGCCGCGGCTATGTGCTGCGCCGCATCGCCCGCCGCGCGATTCGCCACGGCTACAAGCTGGGCGCAAGGAAGCCCTTCTTCCACACGCTGGTACCGGCCCTGGTTGCCGAGATGGGCGAAGCCTATCCCGAGCTGCGCCAGAATGAAAAGCGCGCCACCGAGGTGCTCAAGCAGGAAGAAGAAGCCTTCTTCCGCACCATCGCCAACGGCATGGAAATCCTCGATCACGCGCTGGAAGAAATGCAAACGTCGGGCGCGCAGACGATCGACGGCGATACCGCTTTCAAGCTGCATGACACCTATGGTTTTCCGGTGGACCTGACCGCCGACGTCTGCCGCGAGCGCGGCGTCACCGTCGATGAAGCGCGCTTCCATGTGCTGCTCGACGAGCAGCGCCAGCGCGCGCGCGAAGCCGGCAAGTTCAAGATGGCGCATGGCCTCGAATACAGCGGCAGCCCGACCACCTTCCACGGCTACGACACGCTGGTGCATGAAGGCGCCAAAGTCACTGCCGTGTACGTGGATGGCACGCCGATGGAGCAGGCAAATGCCGGCGACGACGCCGTGATCGTGCTCGACAATACGCCCTTTTATGCCGAGAGCGGCGGCCAGGTCGGCGACACCGGCGAGCTGCGCAATGCCACTGCGCGCTTCCGGGTGGAAGACACCATCAAGATCCAGGCCGACGTGTTCGGCCACCACGGCCACGTTGCCGAAGGCGCGATCCGGGTCGGCGATATCATCAACGCCCGCGTCGATGCCGAGCAGCGCGCCAGGACCGTGCGCAACCACAGCGCCACCCACCTGATGCACAAGGCGCTGCGCGAAGTGCTGGGCGCGCACGTGCAGCAGAAGGGTTCGCTGGTCAATGGCGAGCGCACCCGCTTCGACTTCGCCCACAACGGCCCGCTCACCGCCGAGCAGGTGCGCAAGGTCGAGGCCATCGTCAATGCCGAAATCCTCGCCAACGCCGCCACCCAGGCGCGCGTGATGGCCATCGACGACGCCCAGAAATCGGGCGCGATGATGCTGTTCGGCGAGAAGTATGGCGATGAAGTGCGCGTGCTCGACATCGGTTCCAGCCGCGAACTGTGCGGCGGCACTCACGTCGGCCGCACCGGCGATATCGGCCTGTTCAAGGTGGTGGGCGAGAGCGGCGTTGCCGCCGGCGTGCGCCGCATCGAAGCGGTCACCGGCGAGAATGCCCTGGCTTACCTGCAGACGCTGGAAGCCACCGTCAACCAGGCGGCCGGCACCCTGAAGGCGACGCCGGCAGAACTGTCGAGCCGCATCAATGGCGTGCTTGACCAGGTCAAGGCGCTGGAAAAGGAGCTGGCTGCCGTCAAGGGCAAGCTGGCTTCGGCCCAGGGCGATGAGTTGCTGGCACAGGCAGTCGAGATCAAGGGCGTCAAGGTGCTGGCAGCGACGCTGGAAGGCGCCGACGCCAAGACCCTGCGCGACACCATGGACAAGCTGAAAGACAAGTTGAAGAGCGCGGCAATCGTGCTGGCAGCGGTCGACGGCGGCAAGGTGCAGCTGGCTGCCGGCGTCACCGCCGATACCACGGCGAAAGTGAAGGCCGGTGACCTGGTCAACTTCGTCGCCCAGCAAGTCGGCGGCAAGGGCGGCGGCAAGCCGGACATGGCGATGGCCGGCGGCACCGATCCGAGCGGCCTGGCGCACGCCCTGCAGGGCGTCAGCGCCTGGGTCGCCGAGCGTCTGTAA
- a CDS encoding NUDIX domain-containing protein, whose translation MDIADNGYRYCPKCAAPLAAAVLGERERLTCPAGHWTHWDNPLPVLAALVEFEGRILLARNAAWPEKTFSLITGFMERDETPEQGVARELKEETNLDAQAIALIGVYEFMRKNELIIAYHVQASGAIRLSEELLEYRLVAPEKLRAWRSGTGYAMADWLRGRGLSPEFVDWPANS comes from the coding sequence ATGGATATTGCAGACAACGGCTACCGGTATTGCCCGAAGTGCGCCGCGCCGCTCGCTGCGGCCGTGCTGGGCGAGCGCGAACGGCTGACTTGCCCGGCCGGGCACTGGACGCACTGGGACAATCCCTTGCCAGTACTGGCCGCGCTGGTCGAATTCGAGGGTCGGATTCTGCTGGCGCGCAATGCCGCCTGGCCGGAAAAGACCTTTTCGCTGATCACCGGCTTCATGGAGCGCGACGAAACGCCGGAGCAGGGCGTGGCACGCGAACTCAAGGAAGAAACCAATCTGGATGCGCAAGCCATCGCGCTGATCGGCGTGTATGAATTCATGCGCAAGAACGAGCTGATCATCGCCTACCATGTGCAGGCCAGCGGCGCCATCCGGCTGTCCGAGGAGTTGCTCGAGTACCGCCTGGTCGCGCCGGAAAAGCTGCGCGCCTGGCGCAGCGGCACCGGTTATGCCATGGCCGACTGGCTGCGCGGGCGCGGCTTGTCGCCCGAGTTTGTCGATTGGCCCGCGAATTCGTAG
- a CDS encoding sulfurtransferase TusA family protein: MEFHKELDARGLNCPLPILKTKKALAEMTSGEVLRVVATDPGSVRDFQAFARQTGNQLLDLFEEEKDFIFYMKRK; encoded by the coding sequence ATGGAATTCCATAAAGAATTGGATGCACGCGGGTTGAATTGCCCCTTGCCTATCCTGAAAACCAAGAAGGCCCTGGCTGAAATGACCAGCGGAGAAGTATTGCGCGTGGTGGCCACCGATCCGGGGTCGGTGCGGGATTTTCAGGCATTTGCCCGTCAGACAGGTAATCAGCTGCTCGATCTCTTCGAGGAAGAGAAAGACTTTATCTTTTACATGAAGCGCAAGTAG
- a CDS encoding electron transfer flavoprotein subunit beta/FixA family protein, with product MKVLVPVKRVVDYNVKVRVKSDGSGVELANVKMSMNPFDEIAVEEAMRLKEAGKATEVVAVSCGVTQCQETLRTAMAIGADRAILVETDAELQPLAVAKLLKALADKEQPQLIILGKQAIDDDNNQTGQMLAALLGWGQATFASKVVIDGDKAIVTREVDGGLETVSLALPAIVTTDLRLNEPRYVTLPNIMKAKKKPLDVVKPADLNVDVAPRLKTLKVVEPAKRSAGIIVPDVATLVAKLKNEAKVIQ from the coding sequence ATGAAAGTCCTGGTTCCAGTCAAGCGCGTGGTCGACTACAACGTCAAGGTGCGCGTCAAGTCCGATGGTAGTGGCGTCGAACTCGCCAACGTCAAGATGTCGATGAATCCCTTCGATGAAATCGCCGTCGAGGAAGCCATGCGTCTCAAGGAAGCCGGCAAGGCCACTGAAGTGGTCGCCGTCTCCTGCGGCGTGACGCAGTGCCAGGAAACCTTGCGCACCGCCATGGCCATCGGCGCCGACCGCGCCATCCTGGTCGAGACCGATGCCGAACTTCAGCCGCTGGCGGTGGCGAAGCTCCTGAAAGCTCTGGCCGACAAGGAACAGCCGCAACTGATCATCCTCGGCAAGCAAGCCATCGATGACGACAATAATCAGACCGGCCAGATGCTGGCCGCCCTGCTGGGCTGGGGACAAGCCACCTTTGCTTCCAAGGTCGTCATCGACGGCGACAAGGCGATTGTCACCCGCGAAGTCGATGGCGGTCTGGAAACCGTGTCGCTGGCGCTGCCGGCCATCGTCACCACCGACCTGCGCCTGAACGAGCCGCGCTACGTGACCTTGCCCAACATCATGAAGGCCAAGAAAAAGCCGCTGGACGTAGTCAAGCCGGCCGATCTCAACGTCGATGTGGCGCCAAGGTTGAAGACCCTGAAAGTGGTCGAGCCGGCCAAGCGTAGCGCCGGCATCATCGTGCCGGATGTGGCGACCCTCGTGGCCAAGCTGAAGAACGAAGCCAAAGTCATTCAATAA
- a CDS encoding electron transfer flavoprotein subunit alpha/FixB family protein, whose amino-acid sequence MTALVIAEHDNATLKGSTAHTITAALQCGGDVHVLIAGHNCGAAAAAAAQLAGVAKVLVADAAYFADGLAENVAEQVLALARDYAHILAPATAYGKNIAPRVAARLDVGQISEITRVDASDTFERPIYAGNAIATVQSIDPIKVITVRTTGFDSAASGGNAAVETIPAVADFGKSAFVSREVAKSDRPELTAAKVIVSGGRGMGSGESFKILEPLADKLNAAMGASRAAVDAGYVPNDWQVGQTGKIVAPQLYIAVGISGAIQHLAGMKDSKVIVAINKDAEAPIFSVADYGIVGDLFEIVPQLVKELG is encoded by the coding sequence ATGACTGCATTGGTCATTGCCGAACACGATAACGCTACCCTCAAGGGCAGCACCGCCCATACCATCACCGCCGCCCTCCAGTGTGGTGGCGACGTCCACGTCCTCATCGCCGGCCATAACTGCGGCGCTGCCGCTGCCGCTGCCGCCCAGCTGGCTGGCGTGGCCAAGGTATTGGTCGCCGACGCGGCGTACTTTGCCGATGGCCTGGCCGAGAATGTCGCCGAGCAGGTGCTGGCGCTGGCCAGGGATTATGCGCACATCCTCGCTCCGGCGACTGCCTATGGCAAGAACATCGCCCCGCGCGTGGCCGCCAGACTGGATGTGGGCCAGATTTCCGAAATCACCAGGGTCGATGCTTCCGACACCTTCGAGCGGCCGATCTATGCCGGCAATGCGATTGCCACCGTGCAATCGATCGATCCCATCAAGGTCATCACCGTGCGCACCACCGGCTTTGACTCCGCAGCCAGCGGCGGCAATGCCGCCGTCGAGACCATTCCTGCCGTGGCCGATTTCGGCAAGTCGGCGTTCGTCTCGCGCGAAGTGGCCAAGTCCGACCGCCCCGAACTGACCGCCGCCAAGGTGATCGTCTCGGGTGGCCGTGGCATGGGGTCGGGCGAGAGCTTCAAGATTCTCGAGCCCCTGGCCGACAAGTTGAACGCCGCCATGGGCGCTTCGCGCGCCGCGGTGGACGCGGGCTATGTGCCCAACGACTGGCAAGTGGGCCAGACCGGCAAGATCGTCGCGCCCCAGTTGTACATCGCCGTCGGTATTTCCGGCGCGATCCAGCATCTGGCTGGCATGAAGGATTCGAAGGTGATCGTGGCGATCAACAAGGATGCCGAAGCGCCGATCTTCAGTGTGGCCGATTACGGCATCGTCGGCGACCTGTTCGAGATCGTGCCGCAACTGGTCAAGGAACTCGGCTGA